Proteins encoded together in one Myotis daubentonii chromosome 17, mMyoDau2.1, whole genome shotgun sequence window:
- the PUF60 gene encoding poly(U)-binding-splicing factor PUF60 isoform X5, with the protein MATAALALGTDSIKMENGQSTATKLGLPPLTPEQQEALQKAKKYAMEQSIKSVLVKQTIAHQQQQLTNLQMAAVTMGFGDPLSPLQSMAAQRQRALAIMCRVYVGSIYYELGEDTIRQAFAPFGPIKSIDMSWDSVTMKHKGFAFVEYEVPEAAQLALEQMNSVMLGGRNIKVGRPSNIGQAQPIIDQLAEEARAFNRIYVASVHQDLSDDDIKSVFEAFGKIKSCTLARDPTTGKHKGYGFIEYEKAQSSQDAVSSMNLFDLGGQYLRVGKAVTPPMPLLTPATPGGLPPAAAVAAAAATAKITAQEAVAGAAVLGTLATPGLVSPALTLAQPLGALPQAVMAAQAPGVITGVTPARPPIPVTIPSVGVVNPILASPPTLGLLEPKKEKEEEELFPESERPEMLSEQEHMSISGSSARHMVMQKLLRKQESTVMVLRNMVDPKDIDDDLEGEVTEECGKFGAVNRVIIYQEKQGEEEDAEIIVKIFVEFSMASETHKAIQALNGRWFAGRKVVAEVYDQERFDNSDLSA; encoded by the exons GGGACAGACTCCATCAAGATGGAGAACGGGCAGAGCACAGCCACAAAGCTGGGACTGCCTCCTCTGACGCCCGAGCAGCAGGAGGCCCTCCAGAAG GCCAAGAAGTACGCCATGGAGCAGAGCATCAAGAGTGTGCTGGTGAAGCAGACCATCgcgcaccagcagcagcagcttacCAACCTGCAG ATGGCAGCAGTGACAATGGGCTTTGGAGATCCTCTCTCACCTTTGCAATCG ATGGCAGCTCAGCGGCAGCGGGCACTGGCCATCATGTGCCGGGTCTACGTGGGCTCCATCTACTATGAGCTGGGTGAGGACACCATTCGCCAGGCCTTTGCCCCCTTTGGGCCCATCAAGAGCATTGACATGTCCTGGGACTCCGTCACCATGAAGCACAAG GGTTTTGCGTTTGTGGAGTACGAGGTCCCAGAGGCTGCGCAGCTGGCCTTGGAGCAGATGAACTCAGTGATGCTGGGCGGCAGGAACATCAAG gTGGGCAGGCCCAGCAACATAGGGCAGGCCCAGCCCATCATAGACCAGCTGGCGGAAGAGGCACGTGCCTTCAACCGAATCTACGTGGCTTCTGTGCATCAGGACCTCTCGGATGATGACATCAAGAGTGTGTTTGAGGCCTTTGGCAAGATCAAATCTTGCACGCTGGCCCGGGACCCCACGACCGGCAAGCACAAGGGCTATGGTTTCATTG AGTATGAGAAGGCCCAGTCGTCTCAAGATGCCGTGTCTTCCATGAACCTCTTTGACCTGGGTGGCCAGTATTTGCGGGTGGGCAAGGCTGTCACACCCCCTATGCCCCTGCTTACACCTGCCACACCTGGAGGCCTCCCGCCAGCTGCTGCTGTCgctgcagctgcagccacagccaAGATTACGGCTCAG GAAGCGGTGGCCGGAGCAGCGGTGCTGGGTACTCTGGCCACCCCTGGACTGGTGTCCCCTGCACTGACTCTGGCCCAGCCCTTGGGGGCTTTACCTCAGGCTGTCATGGCCGCCCAGGCCCCAGGAGTCATCACAG GTGTGACCCCAGCCCGGCCTCCCATCCCGGTCACCATCCCCTCTGTGGGCGTGGTGAACCCCATCCTTGCCAGCCCTCCGACGCTGGGCCTCCTGGAGcccaagaaggagaaggaggaggaggagctgttcCCCGAGTCCGAGCGGCCGGAGATGCTGAGTGAGCAGGAGCACATGAGCATCTCTGGCAGCAGCGCCCGCCACATGGTCATGCAGAAGCTGCTCCgcaagcaggag TCCACAGTGATGGTTCTGCGCAACATGGTGGACCCCAAGGACATCGACGACGACCTGGAGGGGGAGGTGACCGAGGAGTGCGGCAAGTTCGGGGCCGTCAACCGCGTCATCATCTACCAGGAGAAGCAGGGCGAGGAGGAGGACGCCGAGATCATCGTCAAGATCTTCGTGGAGTTCTCCATGGCCTCCGAGACTCACAAGGCCATCCAGGCCCTCAACGGGCGCTGGTTCGCCGGCCGCAAGGTGGTGGCTGAAGTGTACGACCAGGAGCGTTTTGATAACAGTGACCTCTCCGCGTGA
- the PUF60 gene encoding poly(U)-binding-splicing factor PUF60 isoform X4, whose protein sequence is MATAALALVNGQQGGGSEPAAAAVVAAGDKWKPPQGTDSIKMENGQSTATKLGLPPLTPEQQEALQKAKKYAMEQSIKSVLVKQTIAHQQQQLTNLQMAAQRQRALAIMCRVYVGSIYYELGEDTIRQAFAPFGPIKSIDMSWDSVTMKHKGFAFVEYEVPEAAQLALEQMNSVMLGGRNIKVGRPSNIGQAQPIIDQLAEEARAFNRIYVASVHQDLSDDDIKSVFEAFGKIKSCTLARDPTTGKHKGYGFIEYEKAQSSQDAVSSMNLFDLGGQYLRVGKAVTPPMPLLTPATPGGLPPAAAVAAAAATAKITAQEAVAGAAVLGTLATPGLVSPALTLAQPLGALPQAVMAAQAPGVITGVTPARPPIPVTIPSVGVVNPILASPPTLGLLEPKKEKEEEELFPESERPEMLSEQEHMSISGSSARHMVMQKLLRKQESTVMVLRNMVDPKDIDDDLEGEVTEECGKFGAVNRVIIYQEKQGEEEDAEIIVKIFVEFSMASETHKAIQALNGRWFAGRKVVAEVYDQERFDNSDLSA, encoded by the exons GGGACAGACTCCATCAAGATGGAGAACGGGCAGAGCACAGCCACAAAGCTGGGACTGCCTCCTCTGACGCCCGAGCAGCAGGAGGCCCTCCAGAAG GCCAAGAAGTACGCCATGGAGCAGAGCATCAAGAGTGTGCTGGTGAAGCAGACCATCgcgcaccagcagcagcagcttacCAACCTGCAG ATGGCAGCTCAGCGGCAGCGGGCACTGGCCATCATGTGCCGGGTCTACGTGGGCTCCATCTACTATGAGCTGGGTGAGGACACCATTCGCCAGGCCTTTGCCCCCTTTGGGCCCATCAAGAGCATTGACATGTCCTGGGACTCCGTCACCATGAAGCACAAG GGTTTTGCGTTTGTGGAGTACGAGGTCCCAGAGGCTGCGCAGCTGGCCTTGGAGCAGATGAACTCAGTGATGCTGGGCGGCAGGAACATCAAG gTGGGCAGGCCCAGCAACATAGGGCAGGCCCAGCCCATCATAGACCAGCTGGCGGAAGAGGCACGTGCCTTCAACCGAATCTACGTGGCTTCTGTGCATCAGGACCTCTCGGATGATGACATCAAGAGTGTGTTTGAGGCCTTTGGCAAGATCAAATCTTGCACGCTGGCCCGGGACCCCACGACCGGCAAGCACAAGGGCTATGGTTTCATTG AGTATGAGAAGGCCCAGTCGTCTCAAGATGCCGTGTCTTCCATGAACCTCTTTGACCTGGGTGGCCAGTATTTGCGGGTGGGCAAGGCTGTCACACCCCCTATGCCCCTGCTTACACCTGCCACACCTGGAGGCCTCCCGCCAGCTGCTGCTGTCgctgcagctgcagccacagccaAGATTACGGCTCAG GAAGCGGTGGCCGGAGCAGCGGTGCTGGGTACTCTGGCCACCCCTGGACTGGTGTCCCCTGCACTGACTCTGGCCCAGCCCTTGGGGGCTTTACCTCAGGCTGTCATGGCCGCCCAGGCCCCAGGAGTCATCACAG GTGTGACCCCAGCCCGGCCTCCCATCCCGGTCACCATCCCCTCTGTGGGCGTGGTGAACCCCATCCTTGCCAGCCCTCCGACGCTGGGCCTCCTGGAGcccaagaaggagaaggaggaggaggagctgttcCCCGAGTCCGAGCGGCCGGAGATGCTGAGTGAGCAGGAGCACATGAGCATCTCTGGCAGCAGCGCCCGCCACATGGTCATGCAGAAGCTGCTCCgcaagcaggag TCCACAGTGATGGTTCTGCGCAACATGGTGGACCCCAAGGACATCGACGACGACCTGGAGGGGGAGGTGACCGAGGAGTGCGGCAAGTTCGGGGCCGTCAACCGCGTCATCATCTACCAGGAGAAGCAGGGCGAGGAGGAGGACGCCGAGATCATCGTCAAGATCTTCGTGGAGTTCTCCATGGCCTCCGAGACTCACAAGGCCATCCAGGCCCTCAACGGGCGCTGGTTCGCCGGCCGCAAGGTGGTGGCTGAAGTGTACGACCAGGAGCGTTTTGATAACAGTGACCTCTCCGCGTGA
- the PUF60 gene encoding poly(U)-binding-splicing factor PUF60 isoform X2: MATAALALVNGQQGGGSEPAAAAVVAAGDKWKPPQGTDSIKMENGQSTATKLGLPPLTPEQQEALQKAKKYAMEQSIKSVLVKQTIAHQQQQLTNLQMAAVTMGFGDPLSPLQSMAAQRQRALAIMCRVYVGSIYYELGEDTIRQAFAPFGPIKSIDMSWDSVTMKHKGFAFVEYEVPEAAQLALEQMNSVMLGGRNIKVGRPSNIGQAQPIIDQLAEEARAFNRIYVASVHQDLSDDDIKSVFEAFGKIKSCTLARDPTTGKHKGYGFIEYEKAQSSQDAVSSMNLFDLGGQYLRVGKAVTPPMPLLTPATPGGLPPAAAVAAAAATAKITAQEAVAGAAVLGTLATPGLVSPALTLAQPLGALPQAVMAAQAPGVITGVTPARPPIPVTIPSVGVVNPILASPPTLGLLEPKKEKEEEELFPESERPEMLSEQEHMSISGSSARHMVMQKLLRKQESTVMVLRNMVDPKDIDDDLEGEVTEECGKFGAVNRVIIYQEKQGEEEDAEIIVKIFVEFSMASETHKAIQALNGRWFAGRKVVAEVYDQERFDNSDLSA; the protein is encoded by the exons GGGACAGACTCCATCAAGATGGAGAACGGGCAGAGCACAGCCACAAAGCTGGGACTGCCTCCTCTGACGCCCGAGCAGCAGGAGGCCCTCCAGAAG GCCAAGAAGTACGCCATGGAGCAGAGCATCAAGAGTGTGCTGGTGAAGCAGACCATCgcgcaccagcagcagcagcttacCAACCTGCAG ATGGCAGCAGTGACAATGGGCTTTGGAGATCCTCTCTCACCTTTGCAATCG ATGGCAGCTCAGCGGCAGCGGGCACTGGCCATCATGTGCCGGGTCTACGTGGGCTCCATCTACTATGAGCTGGGTGAGGACACCATTCGCCAGGCCTTTGCCCCCTTTGGGCCCATCAAGAGCATTGACATGTCCTGGGACTCCGTCACCATGAAGCACAAG GGTTTTGCGTTTGTGGAGTACGAGGTCCCAGAGGCTGCGCAGCTGGCCTTGGAGCAGATGAACTCAGTGATGCTGGGCGGCAGGAACATCAAG gTGGGCAGGCCCAGCAACATAGGGCAGGCCCAGCCCATCATAGACCAGCTGGCGGAAGAGGCACGTGCCTTCAACCGAATCTACGTGGCTTCTGTGCATCAGGACCTCTCGGATGATGACATCAAGAGTGTGTTTGAGGCCTTTGGCAAGATCAAATCTTGCACGCTGGCCCGGGACCCCACGACCGGCAAGCACAAGGGCTATGGTTTCATTG AGTATGAGAAGGCCCAGTCGTCTCAAGATGCCGTGTCTTCCATGAACCTCTTTGACCTGGGTGGCCAGTATTTGCGGGTGGGCAAGGCTGTCACACCCCCTATGCCCCTGCTTACACCTGCCACACCTGGAGGCCTCCCGCCAGCTGCTGCTGTCgctgcagctgcagccacagccaAGATTACGGCTCAG GAAGCGGTGGCCGGAGCAGCGGTGCTGGGTACTCTGGCCACCCCTGGACTGGTGTCCCCTGCACTGACTCTGGCCCAGCCCTTGGGGGCTTTACCTCAGGCTGTCATGGCCGCCCAGGCCCCAGGAGTCATCACAG GTGTGACCCCAGCCCGGCCTCCCATCCCGGTCACCATCCCCTCTGTGGGCGTGGTGAACCCCATCCTTGCCAGCCCTCCGACGCTGGGCCTCCTGGAGcccaagaaggagaaggaggaggaggagctgttcCCCGAGTCCGAGCGGCCGGAGATGCTGAGTGAGCAGGAGCACATGAGCATCTCTGGCAGCAGCGCCCGCCACATGGTCATGCAGAAGCTGCTCCgcaagcaggag TCCACAGTGATGGTTCTGCGCAACATGGTGGACCCCAAGGACATCGACGACGACCTGGAGGGGGAGGTGACCGAGGAGTGCGGCAAGTTCGGGGCCGTCAACCGCGTCATCATCTACCAGGAGAAGCAGGGCGAGGAGGAGGACGCCGAGATCATCGTCAAGATCTTCGTGGAGTTCTCCATGGCCTCCGAGACTCACAAGGCCATCCAGGCCCTCAACGGGCGCTGGTTCGCCGGCCGCAAGGTGGTGGCTGAAGTGTACGACCAGGAGCGTTTTGATAACAGTGACCTCTCCGCGTGA
- the PUF60 gene encoding poly(U)-binding-splicing factor PUF60 isoform X3 has translation MATAALALQVNGQQGGGSEPAAAAVVAAGDKWKPPQGTDSIKMENGQSTATKLGLPPLTPEQQEALQKAKKYAMEQSIKSVLVKQTIAHQQQQLTNLQMAAQRQRALAIMCRVYVGSIYYELGEDTIRQAFAPFGPIKSIDMSWDSVTMKHKGFAFVEYEVPEAAQLALEQMNSVMLGGRNIKVGRPSNIGQAQPIIDQLAEEARAFNRIYVASVHQDLSDDDIKSVFEAFGKIKSCTLARDPTTGKHKGYGFIEYEKAQSSQDAVSSMNLFDLGGQYLRVGKAVTPPMPLLTPATPGGLPPAAAVAAAAATAKITAQEAVAGAAVLGTLATPGLVSPALTLAQPLGALPQAVMAAQAPGVITGVTPARPPIPVTIPSVGVVNPILASPPTLGLLEPKKEKEEEELFPESERPEMLSEQEHMSISGSSARHMVMQKLLRKQESTVMVLRNMVDPKDIDDDLEGEVTEECGKFGAVNRVIIYQEKQGEEEDAEIIVKIFVEFSMASETHKAIQALNGRWFAGRKVVAEVYDQERFDNSDLSA, from the exons GGGACAGACTCCATCAAGATGGAGAACGGGCAGAGCACAGCCACAAAGCTGGGACTGCCTCCTCTGACGCCCGAGCAGCAGGAGGCCCTCCAGAAG GCCAAGAAGTACGCCATGGAGCAGAGCATCAAGAGTGTGCTGGTGAAGCAGACCATCgcgcaccagcagcagcagcttacCAACCTGCAG ATGGCAGCTCAGCGGCAGCGGGCACTGGCCATCATGTGCCGGGTCTACGTGGGCTCCATCTACTATGAGCTGGGTGAGGACACCATTCGCCAGGCCTTTGCCCCCTTTGGGCCCATCAAGAGCATTGACATGTCCTGGGACTCCGTCACCATGAAGCACAAG GGTTTTGCGTTTGTGGAGTACGAGGTCCCAGAGGCTGCGCAGCTGGCCTTGGAGCAGATGAACTCAGTGATGCTGGGCGGCAGGAACATCAAG gTGGGCAGGCCCAGCAACATAGGGCAGGCCCAGCCCATCATAGACCAGCTGGCGGAAGAGGCACGTGCCTTCAACCGAATCTACGTGGCTTCTGTGCATCAGGACCTCTCGGATGATGACATCAAGAGTGTGTTTGAGGCCTTTGGCAAGATCAAATCTTGCACGCTGGCCCGGGACCCCACGACCGGCAAGCACAAGGGCTATGGTTTCATTG AGTATGAGAAGGCCCAGTCGTCTCAAGATGCCGTGTCTTCCATGAACCTCTTTGACCTGGGTGGCCAGTATTTGCGGGTGGGCAAGGCTGTCACACCCCCTATGCCCCTGCTTACACCTGCCACACCTGGAGGCCTCCCGCCAGCTGCTGCTGTCgctgcagctgcagccacagccaAGATTACGGCTCAG GAAGCGGTGGCCGGAGCAGCGGTGCTGGGTACTCTGGCCACCCCTGGACTGGTGTCCCCTGCACTGACTCTGGCCCAGCCCTTGGGGGCTTTACCTCAGGCTGTCATGGCCGCCCAGGCCCCAGGAGTCATCACAG GTGTGACCCCAGCCCGGCCTCCCATCCCGGTCACCATCCCCTCTGTGGGCGTGGTGAACCCCATCCTTGCCAGCCCTCCGACGCTGGGCCTCCTGGAGcccaagaaggagaaggaggaggaggagctgttcCCCGAGTCCGAGCGGCCGGAGATGCTGAGTGAGCAGGAGCACATGAGCATCTCTGGCAGCAGCGCCCGCCACATGGTCATGCAGAAGCTGCTCCgcaagcaggag TCCACAGTGATGGTTCTGCGCAACATGGTGGACCCCAAGGACATCGACGACGACCTGGAGGGGGAGGTGACCGAGGAGTGCGGCAAGTTCGGGGCCGTCAACCGCGTCATCATCTACCAGGAGAAGCAGGGCGAGGAGGAGGACGCCGAGATCATCGTCAAGATCTTCGTGGAGTTCTCCATGGCCTCCGAGACTCACAAGGCCATCCAGGCCCTCAACGGGCGCTGGTTCGCCGGCCGCAAGGTGGTGGCTGAAGTGTACGACCAGGAGCGTTTTGATAACAGTGACCTCTCCGCGTGA
- the PUF60 gene encoding poly(U)-binding-splicing factor PUF60 isoform X1 gives MATAALALQVNGQQGGGSEPAAAAVVAAGDKWKPPQGTDSIKMENGQSTATKLGLPPLTPEQQEALQKAKKYAMEQSIKSVLVKQTIAHQQQQLTNLQMAAVTMGFGDPLSPLQSMAAQRQRALAIMCRVYVGSIYYELGEDTIRQAFAPFGPIKSIDMSWDSVTMKHKGFAFVEYEVPEAAQLALEQMNSVMLGGRNIKVGRPSNIGQAQPIIDQLAEEARAFNRIYVASVHQDLSDDDIKSVFEAFGKIKSCTLARDPTTGKHKGYGFIEYEKAQSSQDAVSSMNLFDLGGQYLRVGKAVTPPMPLLTPATPGGLPPAAAVAAAAATAKITAQEAVAGAAVLGTLATPGLVSPALTLAQPLGALPQAVMAAQAPGVITGVTPARPPIPVTIPSVGVVNPILASPPTLGLLEPKKEKEEEELFPESERPEMLSEQEHMSISGSSARHMVMQKLLRKQESTVMVLRNMVDPKDIDDDLEGEVTEECGKFGAVNRVIIYQEKQGEEEDAEIIVKIFVEFSMASETHKAIQALNGRWFAGRKVVAEVYDQERFDNSDLSA, from the exons GGGACAGACTCCATCAAGATGGAGAACGGGCAGAGCACAGCCACAAAGCTGGGACTGCCTCCTCTGACGCCCGAGCAGCAGGAGGCCCTCCAGAAG GCCAAGAAGTACGCCATGGAGCAGAGCATCAAGAGTGTGCTGGTGAAGCAGACCATCgcgcaccagcagcagcagcttacCAACCTGCAG ATGGCAGCAGTGACAATGGGCTTTGGAGATCCTCTCTCACCTTTGCAATCG ATGGCAGCTCAGCGGCAGCGGGCACTGGCCATCATGTGCCGGGTCTACGTGGGCTCCATCTACTATGAGCTGGGTGAGGACACCATTCGCCAGGCCTTTGCCCCCTTTGGGCCCATCAAGAGCATTGACATGTCCTGGGACTCCGTCACCATGAAGCACAAG GGTTTTGCGTTTGTGGAGTACGAGGTCCCAGAGGCTGCGCAGCTGGCCTTGGAGCAGATGAACTCAGTGATGCTGGGCGGCAGGAACATCAAG gTGGGCAGGCCCAGCAACATAGGGCAGGCCCAGCCCATCATAGACCAGCTGGCGGAAGAGGCACGTGCCTTCAACCGAATCTACGTGGCTTCTGTGCATCAGGACCTCTCGGATGATGACATCAAGAGTGTGTTTGAGGCCTTTGGCAAGATCAAATCTTGCACGCTGGCCCGGGACCCCACGACCGGCAAGCACAAGGGCTATGGTTTCATTG AGTATGAGAAGGCCCAGTCGTCTCAAGATGCCGTGTCTTCCATGAACCTCTTTGACCTGGGTGGCCAGTATTTGCGGGTGGGCAAGGCTGTCACACCCCCTATGCCCCTGCTTACACCTGCCACACCTGGAGGCCTCCCGCCAGCTGCTGCTGTCgctgcagctgcagccacagccaAGATTACGGCTCAG GAAGCGGTGGCCGGAGCAGCGGTGCTGGGTACTCTGGCCACCCCTGGACTGGTGTCCCCTGCACTGACTCTGGCCCAGCCCTTGGGGGCTTTACCTCAGGCTGTCATGGCCGCCCAGGCCCCAGGAGTCATCACAG GTGTGACCCCAGCCCGGCCTCCCATCCCGGTCACCATCCCCTCTGTGGGCGTGGTGAACCCCATCCTTGCCAGCCCTCCGACGCTGGGCCTCCTGGAGcccaagaaggagaaggaggaggaggagctgttcCCCGAGTCCGAGCGGCCGGAGATGCTGAGTGAGCAGGAGCACATGAGCATCTCTGGCAGCAGCGCCCGCCACATGGTCATGCAGAAGCTGCTCCgcaagcaggag TCCACAGTGATGGTTCTGCGCAACATGGTGGACCCCAAGGACATCGACGACGACCTGGAGGGGGAGGTGACCGAGGAGTGCGGCAAGTTCGGGGCCGTCAACCGCGTCATCATCTACCAGGAGAAGCAGGGCGAGGAGGAGGACGCCGAGATCATCGTCAAGATCTTCGTGGAGTTCTCCATGGCCTCCGAGACTCACAAGGCCATCCAGGCCCTCAACGGGCGCTGGTTCGCCGGCCGCAAGGTGGTGGCTGAAGTGTACGACCAGGAGCGTTTTGATAACAGTGACCTCTCCGCGTGA
- the PUF60 gene encoding poly(U)-binding-splicing factor PUF60 isoform X6, with protein MATAALALGTDSIKMENGQSTATKLGLPPLTPEQQEALQKAKKYAMEQSIKSVLVKQTIAHQQQQLTNLQMAAQRQRALAIMCRVYVGSIYYELGEDTIRQAFAPFGPIKSIDMSWDSVTMKHKGFAFVEYEVPEAAQLALEQMNSVMLGGRNIKVGRPSNIGQAQPIIDQLAEEARAFNRIYVASVHQDLSDDDIKSVFEAFGKIKSCTLARDPTTGKHKGYGFIEYEKAQSSQDAVSSMNLFDLGGQYLRVGKAVTPPMPLLTPATPGGLPPAAAVAAAAATAKITAQEAVAGAAVLGTLATPGLVSPALTLAQPLGALPQAVMAAQAPGVITGVTPARPPIPVTIPSVGVVNPILASPPTLGLLEPKKEKEEEELFPESERPEMLSEQEHMSISGSSARHMVMQKLLRKQESTVMVLRNMVDPKDIDDDLEGEVTEECGKFGAVNRVIIYQEKQGEEEDAEIIVKIFVEFSMASETHKAIQALNGRWFAGRKVVAEVYDQERFDNSDLSA; from the exons GGGACAGACTCCATCAAGATGGAGAACGGGCAGAGCACAGCCACAAAGCTGGGACTGCCTCCTCTGACGCCCGAGCAGCAGGAGGCCCTCCAGAAG GCCAAGAAGTACGCCATGGAGCAGAGCATCAAGAGTGTGCTGGTGAAGCAGACCATCgcgcaccagcagcagcagcttacCAACCTGCAG ATGGCAGCTCAGCGGCAGCGGGCACTGGCCATCATGTGCCGGGTCTACGTGGGCTCCATCTACTATGAGCTGGGTGAGGACACCATTCGCCAGGCCTTTGCCCCCTTTGGGCCCATCAAGAGCATTGACATGTCCTGGGACTCCGTCACCATGAAGCACAAG GGTTTTGCGTTTGTGGAGTACGAGGTCCCAGAGGCTGCGCAGCTGGCCTTGGAGCAGATGAACTCAGTGATGCTGGGCGGCAGGAACATCAAG gTGGGCAGGCCCAGCAACATAGGGCAGGCCCAGCCCATCATAGACCAGCTGGCGGAAGAGGCACGTGCCTTCAACCGAATCTACGTGGCTTCTGTGCATCAGGACCTCTCGGATGATGACATCAAGAGTGTGTTTGAGGCCTTTGGCAAGATCAAATCTTGCACGCTGGCCCGGGACCCCACGACCGGCAAGCACAAGGGCTATGGTTTCATTG AGTATGAGAAGGCCCAGTCGTCTCAAGATGCCGTGTCTTCCATGAACCTCTTTGACCTGGGTGGCCAGTATTTGCGGGTGGGCAAGGCTGTCACACCCCCTATGCCCCTGCTTACACCTGCCACACCTGGAGGCCTCCCGCCAGCTGCTGCTGTCgctgcagctgcagccacagccaAGATTACGGCTCAG GAAGCGGTGGCCGGAGCAGCGGTGCTGGGTACTCTGGCCACCCCTGGACTGGTGTCCCCTGCACTGACTCTGGCCCAGCCCTTGGGGGCTTTACCTCAGGCTGTCATGGCCGCCCAGGCCCCAGGAGTCATCACAG GTGTGACCCCAGCCCGGCCTCCCATCCCGGTCACCATCCCCTCTGTGGGCGTGGTGAACCCCATCCTTGCCAGCCCTCCGACGCTGGGCCTCCTGGAGcccaagaaggagaaggaggaggaggagctgttcCCCGAGTCCGAGCGGCCGGAGATGCTGAGTGAGCAGGAGCACATGAGCATCTCTGGCAGCAGCGCCCGCCACATGGTCATGCAGAAGCTGCTCCgcaagcaggag TCCACAGTGATGGTTCTGCGCAACATGGTGGACCCCAAGGACATCGACGACGACCTGGAGGGGGAGGTGACCGAGGAGTGCGGCAAGTTCGGGGCCGTCAACCGCGTCATCATCTACCAGGAGAAGCAGGGCGAGGAGGAGGACGCCGAGATCATCGTCAAGATCTTCGTGGAGTTCTCCATGGCCTCCGAGACTCACAAGGCCATCCAGGCCCTCAACGGGCGCTGGTTCGCCGGCCGCAAGGTGGTGGCTGAAGTGTACGACCAGGAGCGTTTTGATAACAGTGACCTCTCCGCGTGA